The following proteins are co-located in the Streptomyces bottropensis ATCC 25435 genome:
- a CDS encoding vWA domain-containing protein gives MSAISLTKMLETAPALVDLYKAAGACLDRHGLRGQRAAVYLVIDHSGSMRPYYKDGSVQALADRVLGLSAQLDDDGSVPVVFFSTGIDAVTEITLADHHGRIDRIVAGLGHMGKTDYHLAMDAVIDHYLDCGAEDPALVVFQTDGGPTSRLAAERYLCKAARLPLFWRFIGFGDPDSRQFDFLRRLDDLAVPGKRVVDNAGFFHAGSDPRTVSDGELYDRLVGEFPKWLAAARAEGIVA, from the coding sequence ATGTCCGCGATCAGTCTCACCAAGATGCTGGAGACCGCCCCCGCCCTCGTGGACCTCTACAAGGCGGCCGGGGCCTGCCTCGACCGGCACGGGCTGCGGGGACAGCGGGCCGCCGTCTATCTCGTGATCGACCACAGCGGGTCCATGCGGCCCTACTACAAGGACGGCAGCGTGCAGGCCCTCGCCGACCGGGTGCTCGGGCTGTCCGCGCAACTCGACGACGACGGCAGCGTGCCGGTCGTCTTCTTCTCTACCGGCATCGACGCGGTCACGGAGATCACCCTGGCCGATCACCACGGCCGGATCGATCGCATCGTGGCCGGGCTCGGGCACATGGGGAAGACCGACTACCACCTGGCCATGGACGCCGTCATCGACCACTACCTCGACTGTGGCGCCGAGGACCCGGCGCTCGTGGTGTTCCAGACGGACGGCGGGCCCACCAGCAGGCTCGCCGCCGAACGGTACCTGTGCAAAGCCGCCCGCCTCCCCCTCTTCTGGCGGTTCATCGGCTTCGGCGACCCCGACAGCAGGCAGTTCGACTTCCTGCGCCGGCTCGACGACCTGGCCGTCCCGGGGAAGCGTGTCGTCGACAACGCCGGCTTCTTCCACGCCGGCTCGGATCCGCGGACCGTCTCCGACGGCGAGTTGTACGACCGGCTGGTGGGGGAGTTCCCGAAGTGGCTGGCGGCGGCTCGGGCCGAGGGCATCGTCGCCTGA
- a CDS encoding rhomboid family intramembrane serine protease produces MEPESPSSSEPVVTTCYRHPKVESYVRCTRCERFICPDCMRDAAVGHQCPECVKEGARGVRQARTAFGGRISAVPLVTYVLIGLNVMAYVAELLREQVVDDFAMLGRGLLGPDGLHYVWQSAYPADFHLEGVADGEWYRLLTGAFLHLPPTEGTFGILHIVMNMVTLWNVGRIVEAQLGRARYLALYLLSALGGSVLVLLLAPDTSTVGASGAIFGVCTAYYVLARRLGADAAGLNRFMAGLLVWLVVSAVVTSWQGHLGGLLTGGLTALALAYAPRDRRRVLVQAGACAALAALLVVAAVLRVAAMTA; encoded by the coding sequence GTGGAACCCGAGTCCCCGTCGTCGTCCGAGCCCGTCGTCACCACCTGCTACCGCCACCCGAAAGTGGAGTCGTACGTCCGCTGCACGCGCTGCGAACGGTTCATCTGTCCGGACTGCATGCGCGACGCGGCCGTGGGCCACCAGTGCCCCGAGTGTGTGAAGGAGGGCGCGAGAGGGGTCCGGCAGGCCCGCACCGCCTTCGGCGGCCGGATCTCGGCCGTCCCGCTGGTGACGTACGTCCTGATCGGTCTGAACGTCATGGCCTACGTCGCCGAACTGCTCCGCGAGCAGGTCGTGGACGACTTCGCGATGCTCGGCCGGGGTCTGCTCGGCCCGGACGGGCTCCACTACGTCTGGCAGAGCGCCTACCCCGCCGACTTCCACCTCGAAGGCGTGGCCGACGGCGAGTGGTACCGCCTGCTCACCGGTGCCTTCCTCCATCTCCCGCCCACCGAGGGCACGTTCGGCATCCTCCACATCGTGATGAACATGGTCACGCTGTGGAACGTCGGCAGGATCGTCGAGGCCCAGCTCGGCCGCGCCCGTTACCTCGCCCTCTATCTCCTCTCCGCTCTCGGCGGCTCCGTCCTCGTGCTCCTCCTGGCGCCCGACACCAGCACGGTCGGCGCCTCCGGCGCGATCTTCGGCGTGTGCACCGCGTACTACGTCCTGGCCCGCCGCCTGGGCGCCGACGCGGCCGGGCTCAACCGCTTCATGGCCGGTCTGCTGGTGTGGCTGGTCGTCTCGGCGGTCGTGACGTCCTGGCAGGGGCACCTCGGCGGCCTGCTGACCGGCGGTCTGACCGCCCTGGCGTTGGCCTACGCGCCTCGGGACCGGCGGCGGGTGCTGGTGCAGGCGGGGGCCTGCGCGGCGTTGGCGGCGTTGTTGGTGGTGGCGGCGGTCCTCAGGGTCGCGGCGATGACGGCCTGA